The nucleotide window GGATAGAACTGGCAGCCATGATCGTGATGATGATCGGTGCCACCAACTTTGCCCTGCACTACACTGTACTTAAAGGGAACTGGAGAGAATACTTCAAAGATATAGAAACAAAAGTTGCTTTTGGTCTTATAATAATTTCCACAGCCCTGGTGACCTTCATGCTATATAACAATCAGGTTTATGGGAATGATTTCCTGCTTAATTTAAGGTTCAGCCTGTTCCAGGTGGTTTCAGCCGTTACCACCACCGGACTGCAAACTGCATTCTATCCAGACATCTTGAGTAAGTGGATTGGTCTGGGTACTTTCCTCATGACCATACTCATGATCATTGGTGCCGGATCCCTATCTACCGGTGGGGGTATTAAGTGGCTAAGGATAGGCATACTTCTCAAGGGGATATCCTGGCAGGTTAAATCATTCATATTACCCGGTAAAGCAGTTATGGCCAAAAAGTTGCACCACGTGACTGAACTACAGATAACTGATGATGTTTTGAGATTAACCGGGGCATTTCTATCCACCTACTTGGTGGTATACATTGTAAGTGTAATCATCGTCCTGATTTACTATCCCGATATTTCCAGGGTGATATTCGAAGTAGCCTCCGCCCTGAGTAACGTGGGACTTTCCAGTGGAATCATGACTCCAGATTCACCCGTACTGGTTAAAATAGTGTTCATTATTGATTTCTGGATGGGTAGGCTGGAAATCTGGCCAGTTTTACTCCTAATAGCCATCACCATTAATAATGTGGTTAGAAGATAAAGGGAGCTTCTGCTAAGAAATTAAAATAAATTGACCTTATTAGTGGATTTTACCTTCCATCTAATCGGTTTTATTTCCCTAATTTTTCGATGGATGTAATAGATAAATTAACAATTAACTGACTGAACTTTTAGTTAATCTATTTCTAGGGAAATTTAGGAGCATTATCAATTAATTCTAAATAGAACCTTTAATAAAATAATATAAAATGACAGGTCAAGATGATGAACTGGAAAGTGAAAGATTAAAAAAGGAAAGTGAACGAAAGATAACCAGGTTAATACTGCTTGGAGCCATCGTTCTCCTTCTAACAGTCATCATAATAGGCTTTTTAATCCGTAACCCTATAACATACAAATAGATTCCAATCATCTTTCAAATTCGCCGCTTATTATCTGAAATCTCCTTACATTACATGAAACATATAATCATCTCCTGGTTTTGAAATAATATACCTAACCATAACATCACACCCTATGTTCAGGGATAATTGATTAAAACGTATTTTAATAGAATATTTTATTTTTAAGTCGTTTTTTATAATAGAAAAAACAAAAATAGAACAAGTAAAAAGTTTAACGATAATTAGGAGGAATTAAAATGGGACATAAACAGGTAGAGCTTAAACTTGAAGATGATTTTTATATTCTGGTAGATGAAGGAATGGAAGATATCATTAAAAACTTCTTTCACTGGGAACTGGAAACCTGCAATTCATGTGTTGATTACAAGGGGTCAGTTTGGATTGAATTTTGCGAATATGGAGAGTGGGAGAGATTTTTACAGCTAACCCTCCGCAATAATATTGTAGAAAAAGGAAAATCCCCTGAAAAAGAAACACTATGGGATTTCCTTCAGGAAAAGTCCCGGGTAAATCTGGTTTTTGATGAAGAATTAATGGAAGATCCCAACGATGAAAATGGAACCCTTCGAACCGGGGTTCTCATAATCTGTGTTGGTTTAAAATTCCCTAAAGAATTCATTGGTGAATTTAAAGAATTGTTCTTTGAAGTTTTCCCACCTGAATAATTTCTTATTTCTTTTTTTTTAAAAATTAAGGCACGTTTATTCTCATTCCCCATAACTATTCCACATTAAGACAAATTTTTTTATTCATCTGTATCATTCAGATCCTGAACATATTTCAAATTCCCACCACATTCACATTTATCAGTGAAATCTTCAGGAGATTCACCAAGTTGGAGCTCATAGTAACCTCCACATTTGTCACAAACTAAATGTTTTTGACCCGCGTTATTTCCATTATTTCGGGGTTTTTTAATATTAACTCCAATTAAACCACCAAGTGCACCTATTAATCCACATACAATTAGAATAATAGTTGTATTGACTATGAGAGTGAAAATAGGAATTTTTATGGGCAAATAAGGATAGTAAATAAAAAATAATGACTGTAATGTGAGTGGATAACCTAAACTGCCAATAAAACCGTTAATTATTCCATTTTTACTTTTTCCACCAGCAATATAACCGGAAATAAACCCACAACCAAAAACAATTGGTGTTGGGCTTAAAATATCATATCTCTTGACAATTAAAAAAAAGATAACTCCAATTATTAAACCAATTAAAATAGCTTTCAAACTTAGACTATTTTTAAAATCAGCAAAAAAATCCCTATCCAACATAATCCTCTTACTCATAATATCATAGATTGTTAGGCATAAGTAGTACTTAAGTTGATATCGCTTACGAACGAACGTTAGTTATATATACTATGACATCGATGTTTATATTAACGAACGAACGTTAGTTAAATTCGAAGTGTTACCATGAAAAATCAAAAAGCAGGAGCAGAAACCAAACCTACCAAGGAAAGAATATTCGATGTATCCCTGGAATTATTCTCACAGAAGGGTTTTGATGCGGTTAGTGTGAGGGAAATAGCTCGCGAGGTTGGAATAAGGGAAAGTTCAATCTACAATCACTACAAAAATAAAGAAGCTATTCTGGACACCATAATTGACTATTTCATGAATGAACTTCACCAGAGTGTCTTTTCTGAGGAAGAAGAATCTGCTCTCATAGAAGAGAACCCGGAAGCATATCTACAGCAGGGAGCCAGGATGTACATGGAAATTATCAACACTCCTCAGATGGAAAAGATATGGCGCCTGGTATCCATTGAAACTTATCACAACGAAAAAATAAGGGAATTCTTCAAAAAAGAACTCTTAGAAGCTCCAATCGATATCTGGGAGAACACGTTCCGGACGATGATCGAAAAGAAGATGATCAAACCATTAAATCCAAGGACACTGGCCCATGAATACTTCTCCTTTCCAATCTACCTGTTCTTCGAGTACTACGTCCTGAGGTACGACGAAGATTTCGATTCTTTCATGGAAATGGCCATGGAAAAAATGGCCAACCATAATGAATTCTTCTTAAATGCCATTAAAATCTAAAAAAGATGCTATTAATCAGATGAAGTGAAAATATGAAAATTCTAACCATCATTGGAAGTCCACGAAAAAAGGGAAACAGTTACCAGGCCGCCCGTAAACTGGAAGAAGAAATGAAAAAACAGGGAGATTATGAATTTGAATATCTGTTCCTTAAGGACGCCAATCTCGAGGCATGCAGGGGATGTTTCAACTGCATATCCAGGGGAATCGAATTCTGCCCCCTGAAAGATGACCGGCAGATGATCCAGGAGAAAATGCAAGAAGCAGATGGCCTGGTCATGGTTTCACCGGTTTACGTTATGAATGTTACCGCCCTGCTGAAGAACTTCATTGACAGGGTAGCCTACCTCTGCCACCGACCAGAATACCTCGGTAAGAAGGCAATGGTCCTGTGCACCACCGGAGGAATAGGAGCTAAAGAAACTCTTGAATACATGGAAATGATAACAGGAGCCTGGGGATACAAGGTTGCAGGTAAATGTGGTCTTACCACCCCACCATGGCCTGCAACAGAGGGTTTAGAAAAGAAAAACAGTAAAGCACTGCAAAAATCCGTGCAGAAATTTGACCAAACCCTGAAATCCATGGAACAAGGAGAATCACCGAAAGTGAGTATTAAGGAATATATGGGTTTCCGGATCTTTCAGACTATTTCCCGGGACGTTAAAGAGTACTTACCAGCAGACTACCAGTTTTACCAGGGTAAGGAATATTATCAGCCCACAGGAGTAGGTTTTTTAACCAGAACAGTGACTGGAATCATGTTAAGGGTGATTTTTTTCATGATGAGGGATATGGGACCTGGAGAAAAAAAAGATCAGTAAATCTTCACTAACATTGAAAATATTAATTTGAATATTGATATTTTTGAACTTTGAATTAAGATTATCAATAATTTTATATAGTATTAATTAGAATTATTTAATAACCAAGTAGAGAACCTTCAGGAACTCTACTATTTTAGGTGGGATAATGAAGGCTAAAAAGTTAAAAATACATGTAAAAACTTCTAAATTCTCGATTCCCATTCCAGCGTTGCGTTTTTCAACGTTAAGATGGATCTTGAAATTGGCATTTAAATACGGTCCTTCTAAAATCAGGAATGGTAAAATGATGCAGTCTGGTAATCCAGGTATGGATGCCATACTGAAGAACCTCACTCCCCAGGATATTGAAATGATCCTGGAACATCTGGAACAGGAAGAACCATTTGAACTGGTGAACATCGATACCTGGGATGAAAACCAGGACAAAGTGAAGGTGAAGATCTACACTGTTTGATTAAAATGCAAGGCAAGTCAAGGAGTTGAATGAATTTGAAACGTGAAGTACCAGGAAGCTGCCCCATCTGTAAGAGTGAAACCAAAATCACCGAGATATACTGTAAAAACTGTGAAACAACTATTCGGGGTGAATTCGAGTTATGCAAGTTCTGCAGGTTAAGCGAACAACAGAAATACTTTGTTGAAGTTTTCATCAAAAACAGGGGCAATATTAAGGAAATAGAAAAAGAACTGGGCATATCCTATCCCACGGTAAGGAATAAGCTGGATGAAGTCATCTCCACCCTGGGGTACAAGCTGGAAAAACCAGCTGTTAACCAGAAGGAAATCCTGGAAAAACTCAGTAAGGGAGAAATCAACAAGGACGAAGCTTTGAAGTTGTTGAGTAAATAATTGTTGAGGAGTAAGATGACTGATGGTAAGTTAGGAGGATTTATAATGTCTAAAAATGTATCAGAAGAGAAAATTCAGATATTGGAAATGGTGGAAGATGGAAAGATCAGTGCAGCAGAAGCAACTGAGCTTTTAGCTGCTCTAGAAAGTAATGAGGAGGAAATTGCTCCTCTAAAGGATGTTAAATGGTTAAAGGTTAGGGTTTACACCCTGGATGATCAACCCAAAGTGAATGTTAACATACCCATTTCATTGGTAGATGTAGGGTTGAAACTGGCCAAAAAATACGATCCCAAATTCAAGGACTCTGGACTGGACAACATAGACCTTGATGAGATTTTAGATGCCATTAAAAATGGGGCAGAGGGTAAAATTGTTGATGTCATCGATGATGAAGAACAAACCAAAATCAAAGTGTACGTGGAATAAACACTACCCTGAAGGTGAATGTTCAATTAGTAGCCTAAATCGTTATTTAATTTATTAGGATAATGATTTAATCTATTAGAATATATTCAGGGAATTTTTGATTATTGAACGGACATTTTTGATTATTTGAAGTTTTGATTATTAGAAGACATTCAAGAATATTTCAGGGAATTAATATGCAAAATAACACTGCCAACCATGACTTTAAATCCGGAGAAAAATTTACTGGTCCCCGGGTTCTCCTGGTTGGATATAACGGTGCCAACAACACCGGATCCGAAGCCAGACTACTGGCAATAATCGAAGATATACGGAGTTTACTGGGACCCAATGTGGAGATTACCGTTCCCACCTTAAATGAAGAGAACCTGCGCCGTTACCTTGCAGAAGATGAACACTTACACATTGCTCCCATTCCTTCCATCTTTTTCTTTGCCATTGACAAGCTGGTGAAGCAACACGACCTGGTACTCCTGGTTGAGGGAAGCTGTTACATGGACACCTGGACTTCCGCACTTCTCTGGGCATTTCTGTGGGCCACTAACCGTGCTCATCATCATAATAAACCCTGCCTGGCTTATGCTGTGGATGCTGGTGAGTTATCCTCCCTGAACAGGTGGCTGGTTAAAAGGGAGGCCAGTAAAACTGATCTCATCATCACCCGGACCAGTCATGCCATGGAAAAACTTCAAAAGACTGGTGTAACTGCTCCCATAACCTCCACTGCAGATTGTGCCTACACCTTTCAGGAAGAAGAAACAGACCATGATTTCTTAAATAAAATATGGCCTGAATCTTCAAATGGCGTGGTTGGTCTGACTGTGGTGGATTTTTCACTCTGGCCCGTGGTTATCCGACCGTGGGGACGCAAAAAAGATCTTTACAAGTGGCCTTATTATTTTTCCCGCTCCACGGAAAGGAAGAACACACGTGAAAAACTTATTGAAGGGTGGGCCCAGACTGCAGATGAGATAGTTAAAAAACAGGGTAAGAGTGTTGCTCTTATCTGTATGGAAGAACTGGACCACCCTCTGGCTGAGAATATTCTGGGAAAAATGAAAAACAAAGACCAATGCAGGATAATTTCATCTGGCCAGTACAATGCATCCCAGATGACAAGTATGCTTTCTGATCTGGATTTACTGGTCACTTCACGTTATCATGCCGCAGTGTTATCTCTCCGTGCTGGTGTTCCCCAGATAGCTGTGGCCCATGATCCCAGGCTAACTTCACTATACCAGGATCTCGAACTTTACCAGGACTACTTTATATGCCACGATGCACCCCATTTATGGGAAGATCTCAGAAGAACTATAGATTTACTTTTAGCAAATAGTAATTTAGAGAAAGATATGCTGGAAGAAGGATTGCGGGAACAGGTAACTCTATCCCAAAAGAATCGGATCTTACTGGGAAAGTTCCTTAAAGAAAAAAACATTTCATCTCTTAAATGAAGATACGTTAATAATTCTATAAAATCCAAAATAAAATGAAGGCACTTGAGATAGGTTAGAATAAAATGGTGGAAATAATGAAAACCCGTGTGCTACTGACTGGAGCAAATGGATTCCTGGGAACCCAGATCGCCCGCCAGCTAATTCACCTCCCTGAAATAGAAATTATAGCCATGGTAAGAGCCAAAGATAAAGAAAATGCCAGGTTACGCTTAAAAAGATCATGGTACGATTGGATTGAACTTCAAGAAGCCATGAAGGATCGAGTTACAGTCATACCGGGTGATGTTACCCTGGAAGATCTGGGGATGGCTGATGAAGATTACCAGAACCTTGTTTTGACCTTAACACATATCATTCATACCGTGGCTGATCTCCGGCTCCATGCACCCCTGGAAGATCTCAGGAAGACCAACGTGGACGGAACCCAGAACATTCTAAAACTAGCAGTCCAAGCCCAGGAAAATGGTATTTTTAAACGTTTTGCACACTTATCCACAGCATACGTGGCAGGTAAACGCAAGGGTCTCATCTTAGAAGACCTCGAAGTTAAACCTGAAGCTAATGAAGCTAATGAAGCTAATGAAGCTAATGAAGTTAATGAAGCTAATGAAGCTAATGAAGCTAATGTTAATGAAATTAATGAGGTTACAACAGACTTCTGGAGTAACTACGAGAAAAGTAAATATGAGGCAGAACAAGCTGTCCTAAAATCAGGTATTCCCTACTCCATCTTCCGACCAGGAATGGTGGTTGGAGATTCGGAAACTGGCGATATAAAAACATTCAACACTGTTTACGCCCTTTTTAAACTTTATTTAAATGGAAAACTGAGATTCATTCCCACCAGTTCCAACCTCACCCTGAATATGGTCCCAATTGATTACGTTGCCCATGCCGTGGGTAATTTAACCTTTAACAGGGAGGCTGAAGGGAAAACATTCCACCTAACTGCACCACCGGAGGCTTTACCAACCATTAGCCAACTCCTGGAGCAGGTACGAATATGGGCACAGGATAAACTGGATCTTAAACTTCCCCAACCAATTTTCATACCAGTAGCATCCCTAATCCAGAGGATATCCACCCGATCTTCCAAACCCAAATCAGGGATTTTAAATATCCTGTTCACACTGGCACCCTATCTGGATGAAAAACACACCTTCAGCCGGGAAAATACAAATAATCTTTTAGGAGATTACAATCAGAAATGGGAGGAATATTTACCTCACCTCCTAGATTATGCTGTTTACCATGGATTTTTCCATCGTTCAGAACGTACCGTTCATGAACAAGTTTTATATCGCCTGGGAGGCCGCAGCTACCCTGTGAAATATTATGATATCACCCCGGATGGCGTCCAGGAGAAATCCGCAGCAAAGATGCGTGAAGATATCATTTCATCCTACCATTCCCTTAAAGAGTCTGGTGTTGGTCATGGGGATCGTGTAGCCCTGGTGGGCTTAAACAGCACCCGTTACCTTACATTGGAAGTGGCTATCGGTCTTTTAGGAGCAGTTAGCGTTCCATTATATTACACCAGCCCCCCAAAAGAGATAGAAAATATTCTAAGAACCAGTGAAGCGAAAATTCTGTTTGTTGGGACTCCTCACCTTATGAAACGCCTATCGGAACTGGATATCAGCCTGGAGATGATCTCCTTCTGCAGGGAGTCACAATCAATCCCCAGTGGTATTGTATCATGGCCCAAATTCCTCGAAAAGGGTAAAGATCACCAAAATATTAAAAATAATTTACTTATTCAGGCCCCAGTTGACTTCAATGCCCTGGCCACCATCCGTTACACTTCAGGCACCACTGGAACGCCCAAGGGAGTTACCTTCAACCAGGAACATTTGAGGTGGATGGCAGAAAGTATGGCCTCACTACCCCCATGGAAAGATCGAAATCGTGAAGTACGTTATCTATCCTTTTTACCCATGAACCACGTTGTTGAGGGCATACTGGGAACCTATTCTCCGTATTATGCCCCGGCTCCCCTGAAGATATACTTCCTGGAAGACTTTGGTGACCTGGCCTCGGCCCTGCCCCAAGCAAAACCAACCATATTCTTCTCAGTACCCCGTTTCTATGAGAAGTTATGGTCCCAGTTGAATAATTCATTTATGGGCAGCCATTACATCCATTTAAAACCAGGAATACGAAAGAAAATTTTGAAACCAGTAATGAGAAAGTTATTTTTAGATAAAGCGGGTCTGGATCATTGCTCTCAACTTATAGTTGGTTCTGCTACTTCCAGCCAGCACCTAATCCATGATTATCATACACTGGATGTGGAGATCCACAATGCCTACGGTTTAACAGAGGCACCACTAGTGACATTAAACCGGAGGGGGGCTAACAGGATAGGTACTGTTGGTGAACCACTGCCTGAAACCAATATTATAATAGCCAGGGATGGAGAAGTGCTGGTGAAGGGGCCCCAGGTTACACCGGGTTACTTTGAATCGGATGTAATCCCTCCCAAGAAGGGAGGATGGCTTCAAAGTGGAGATATTGGTTTTATAACCCCAGAGGGCAGTCTGGTTATAACTGGACGGAAGAAGGAACTCATAATCAACTCTTACGGTAAGAGCATTGATCCCTTACGGATTGAAGCGTTAATAAGAAATGCTCCAGGGACCAGTGAGGTGATGCTGGTGGGTGAAGGTAAACCATACCTGGGTGCGCTTATCTGGGTGGAAGATGATTACGATCCCATGGAAATAGAAAAAACCATCCACAAAATTAACCAAGATCTTTCACGCCCGGAACAGGTTAAAAAATGGGGCATACTCCCCAATGATCTTTCCATTGATGGTGGGGACCTTACTGCCAACATGAAACTGAAAAGGGAGATTATCACCCAGCGTTACCAAGATGTGATTGATGCACTTTACCAGGGGACCCCCAACCCTCTTATCCTTCACTTTGGCCATTTGGAGGCAGATAATGGGACTTAGACTAAGAATAGTATCCTTTTGGACTCCAGAATGGTTCCAAAAAAGGGGTCTGGATGAACTGGCCCAACAAACTACCCGTGGCCTGGAAAAACTGTTGGAGGGCCAGGCTGATGAGGATTTAAAATCCAATATATCTTTAAAATCCAGTAAACCTTCAAAATTTAATGTGAAACGCTATGATATGGTTTTAAAGGGAAATTTGGATGAAAGAAGAAAAATAATGGCCACCACTCATAATAAACTGGTTGAAAGAATGATAAGTGCCATGGGACGTGAAGAAGCCATTAAAAAAGGGCGAAAAGCCATGTTCAATGAAGGTTTATCCCTGGGAGTTAAGTTCAAGAGAATTTTGGGAGTGGGAAACAGCTTTGATGATCTTTTCACTGCCGCCAGGATTTTGTATGATGTACTGGGAATCAAATTCAGTATTAAAGAAGCTGAAGAAGAAGGTGAAAATGGAAAAATAGCCATGTTTGTCAGCCACTGTACCCTGGCAGAATATTACACCCCCGACACCTGCCGTGTTCTGAGTGCGGCTGATGAAGGCGTGGTGCAGGGTTTAAATTCCCATGTAAAGATCAAATTTACAAAAAGGATAACTGAAGGGTGTTTTGAGTGTTTAGCACCTATTAAAATAGAAACCATTAGTAAATCAAATGGAATTAAATTAGGAGATTAATTTGGGATTACTTTAGGAAATTACTTTAGGAGATTAAATTAGGAGATTAAATTATGAAAGCTATTGTAGTGGGTAGTGGGGCAGGAGGGGCTACTGCAGCCCGTGAATTGCAATCAAAAGGTTTTGAAGTGTTAATACTGGAGGCAGGTCCCCCGTTCAAGCCTTTCACCAGACATATATCATGGGCTGAACCCCTGCGTCGTTTCGGTTTACTGGGAGGGGAAGGTACTTTTAAACATTTCTTTCCACCCATGAACATACAGCGCTCATCCCCTGAACTGATTCTGGTGAGGGGTCTTACAACAGGCGGTTCAACCGTACTGGCCTGTGGGAATCTGGTAAGAGCTGATCGAGGATTAAAAGAGATTGGCCTGGATTTAACTCCAGAATATGATGAACTGGAGGGTGAATTAACCCCCACAACCATCCCTACTGAAACCTGGAGGCCAGTCACTCATAAAATGTTCAAATCAGCTGAAAATTTGGGTTTGAACCCACAACCAACTCCTAAAGTTGTTGATATGGCCCGCTGTAATTACTGTGGTCTCTGCGAATTGGGATGCGCCCGTGGGGCACGATGGGATTCCAGGAAATTCCTGTTTGAAGCAGTGAACAAAGGTGCACGTCTCCAGAGTAAATCTCCAGTGGAAAAGGTAACCACTGAAAAGGGTAGAGTAACTGGAGCTATAACCAGTGACAATAAACAATACCCTGCAGATGTGGTTGTTCTAGCAGCTGGAGGTATTGGAACTGCCCAGATACTTAAAAATTCCGGTTTAAAGGCAGAAGATCACTTGTGGGTGGACATAGTGTTAACCCTGGGAGGAACCTTGCCCGGTGCCAGACAGCTGGAAGAGCCCCCCATGGCATGGTACACCAAACATGAAGATTACATTCTATCCCCATATCCAGATATTCTCTCCCACTACTTCCACAAACCATGGCGAAAGGTTCCAATTCAGGATAGGGTTGGATTAATGGTTAAGCTGGCAGATATTGAACAGGGCGCGGTTCATGCTGACGGGACAGTTGATAAATTACTGACTGATCATGACGAGAAGAGATTGGATACTGCCATCCGCCAGGCCCAGGAAGTAATGGAAGGTGCTGGGATTTCTGGTCCATTTGTCAGAGGTGTTCATAACGGAGGACATCTGGGTGGAACAGTACCTCTTAAAAAAGAGGACGTGCCCAGTATGAAACCGTCCTGGCTTCCAGATGGATTGTGGGTGGCTGATCTTTCCCTGGCTCCCCGTTCTCAGGGACTTCCCACCATATTGCTAACTGCTGCCATGGCTTTGAGGGTGGCACGGAAGATTCTGGAAACTTCAGATAATATGAGGAAATAGAAACTGCAAAAAACATGAGGAAATAATATTCTTATTTTTTTTGAAAATAAATTTTATGTGATATAAAAAATAGAGTAAAGTTATGAGAGAAATTTATACAGAAATCGAGATAAATGCCTCAACCAGTACAGTATGGGACATATTGACGGATTTTGATAAGTTTCCAAGTTGGAATCCATTTATGAAAAAGATTTCAGGAAATCTCCAGGAAGGAGGTATCCTCGAAGCTTTTATACAACCTCCTCATTCCAGTGGAATGACAATTAAGCCAAAAATTCTGGAGTACCAGCCAGGAAAAAAATTAAGATGGCTGGGAATATTATGGATTCGGAAACTGTTTGATGGAGAACACAGTTGGACCACTGAGGAAATAAATGAGAATAAAACTTTGTTCATTCAAAAAGAAAGATTTAATGGATTATTTGTTCCATTTGGATCCACTCTGATAAAAAATACCAAGTCTGGTTTTGAACTAATGAACCTTGCTTTAAAAGAAGAATCTGAGAAAAATAGCCAGTCCATCTAATTCTAAACCAGTCCATCTAATTTTAAGTCTGTCAATCTAATTCTAATTAATGATTTGAGATCCAGTAATGGAAGTTAAGGAGAATGTCCATTAGGACACTCCTCCTGCACCCCCCATATTCTCGCCTGTAAGGGCGTTAATGGTTATTTCCCCCACATTAGTTCCGTTGATTACCACTGGAACTATGTAAACCATTTTATTACCTGATTCATCCCATTTAGGTATTCCTGCCTTGGCTCCAGGTTCTTTTATGAATTTTTCTGCTATCTCCTGAGCTTCTGCTGGAGATATTAAATTTTTAATATTTTTATTGGATGAATTAATGGTAGTGTTATTTGTAGTGTTATTATCCATCGCCATTACCTCCTCTTTTGTCAAGTTAGAATTATTTTCCGGAATTCCAGACGCAAAAAGTGCCAATGCCACCACAGTCATTACCGTTAACATTACGCCCATTAACAGCAGCACCCTGCTTAATTTCTCATTCATGATACTACCTCAATGAAGGGTGCCATCTCATCAGCAGATACTATAGAACTGCTGATGGGGAAAAGTAGTGCCAAACTAGTGAAAGTTAACACTAAAAATATAATTATTTCATTGATTATACCGCCTCCGTGTCCTTTAACATCCTATTTTGGATATTGGACGCTATTTGGACAACAATTGATCAGTTCCCATACTATATAAATATTTTGATGGAATTTCCCCAAAAAAATCTATTGTAAGCCTTTTTTTTCAATTTAACGGATGAATTAACGGTTTTGAAAAGTCATGTTTGAATAAGCTTTATTGGTTTCTTTTTTAAGCAAATCAGACCTTATTATGACTTATTTATGAAAAATATAACTATTTAAGATGATGATACTATTGATCCATGGCTTTAAATCACCATGTGCAAGCGCTAGACTTTTGAATATCCTGAAAAAAGCCTCATTTATTTAAAAAATAGATATAATCAATAGTTATTCCACCATAACATTATTAATGAACCAATTACTTCTAGAATTAATTTTTTAAAAGTGAGAGTAATAAATAACATACAAGATGTCGTTTACATCAAAAAAAAGTTCATATTAACTTTTTTTATATGAAGGTTCCCCAGATATAGTATCCCAAAAGTCAAAAAATAAATAATTCTCAGTTAGGTTCACCCAGATATTAATTTTATTGGGTGAAGTATCCTGAAAGGTGAAGTATCCTAAAAAGTGAATAATCCTAAAAGTATCATCCTGGAAAATTGGACATCTCTTCCATATCATAAAAAATCTTGCAGAAGAATTCACAGCCAGATTTAAGTTCTTCCTGACCCTCATCGGTTAATGAATAAATTTTATCATCATCCATCTTTATTAAACCTTTATTTTTTAATTCTTTCAAGGCAGGATAGATTGTACCCGGGCTTGGTTTGTTTCCTCTCCTTTTTTCCAATTCTCTGCTGATTTGAGCCCCATTTAA belongs to uncultured Methanobacterium sp. and includes:
- a CDS encoding TrkH family potassium uptake protein — protein: MQQIHRLSRREVKTILHHTGNVCILLAAAMLIPILITFIYNEPKYIAPFLYSAIISMIIGFLLVKLFKVEIKMTLKSAMIFSTIIWLIACALGALPYYLSGDLSYLNSYFEAMSGFTTTGFSMYANLDAVSYTMNFWRAFTQWIGGLGIIFLLLALLRSTGADVMRLYLAEGREERLVPSIKHSTRIIVYIYLLFTGIGILLFLAAGMPLFDSVFHTFVSLSTGGFGMHNTSILFYNSFWIELAAMIVMMIGATNFALHYTVLKGNWREYFKDIETKVAFGLIIISTALVTFMLYNNQVYGNDFLLNLRFSLFQVVSAVTTTGLQTAFYPDILSKWIGLGTFLMTILMIIGAGSLSTGGGIKWLRIGILLKGISWQVKSFILPGKAVMAKKLHHVTELQITDDVLRLTGAFLSTYLVVYIVSVIIVLIYYPDISRVIFEVASALSNVGLSSGIMTPDSPVLVKIVFIIDFWMGRLEIWPVLLLIAITINNVVRR
- a CDS encoding polysaccharide pyruvyl transferase family protein, whose protein sequence is MQNNTANHDFKSGEKFTGPRVLLVGYNGANNTGSEARLLAIIEDIRSLLGPNVEITVPTLNEENLRRYLAEDEHLHIAPIPSIFFFAIDKLVKQHDLVLLVEGSCYMDTWTSALLWAFLWATNRAHHHNKPCLAYAVDAGELSSLNRWLVKREASKTDLIITRTSHAMEKLQKTGVTAPITSTADCAYTFQEEETDHDFLNKIWPESSNGVVGLTVVDFSLWPVVIRPWGRKKDLYKWPYYFSRSTERKNTREKLIEGWAQTADEIVKKQGKSVALICMEELDHPLAENILGKMKNKDQCRIISSGQYNASQMTSMLSDLDLLVTSRYHAAVLSLRAGVPQIAVAHDPRLTSLYQDLELYQDYFICHDAPHLWEDLRRTIDLLLANSNLEKDMLEEGLREQVTLSQKNRILLGKFLKEKNISSLK
- a CDS encoding DUF2089 domain-containing protein is translated as MNLKREVPGSCPICKSETKITEIYCKNCETTIRGEFELCKFCRLSEQQKYFVEVFIKNRGNIKEIEKELGISYPTVRNKLDEVISTLGYKLEKPAVNQKEILEKLSKGEINKDEALKLLSK
- a CDS encoding TIGR04086 family membrane protein; this encodes MLDRDFFADFKNSLSLKAILIGLIIGVIFFLIVKRYDILSPTPIVFGCGFISGYIAGGKSKNGIINGFIGSLGYPLTLQSLFFIYYPYLPIKIPIFTLIVNTTIILIVCGLIGALGGLIGVNIKKPRNNGNNAGQKHLVCDKCGGYYELQLGESPEDFTDKCECGGNLKYVQDLNDTDE
- a CDS encoding NAD(P)H-dependent oxidoreductase — protein: MKILTIIGSPRKKGNSYQAARKLEEEMKKQGDYEFEYLFLKDANLEACRGCFNCISRGIEFCPLKDDRQMIQEKMQEADGLVMVSPVYVMNVTALLKNFIDRVAYLCHRPEYLGKKAMVLCTTGGIGAKETLEYMEMITGAWGYKVAGKCGLTTPPWPATEGLEKKNSKALQKSVQKFDQTLKSMEQGESPKVSIKEYMGFRIFQTISRDVKEYLPADYQFYQGKEYYQPTGVGFLTRTVTGIMLRVIFFMMRDMGPGEKKDQ
- a CDS encoding TetR/AcrR family transcriptional regulator → MKNQKAGAETKPTKERIFDVSLELFSQKGFDAVSVREIAREVGIRESSIYNHYKNKEAILDTIIDYFMNELHQSVFSEEEESALIEENPEAYLQQGARMYMEIINTPQMEKIWRLVSIETYHNEKIREFFKKELLEAPIDIWENTFRTMIEKKMIKPLNPRTLAHEYFSFPIYLFFEYYVLRYDEDFDSFMEMAMEKMANHNEFFLNAIKI